In Corythoichthys intestinalis isolate RoL2023-P3 chromosome 4, ASM3026506v1, whole genome shotgun sequence, a genomic segment contains:
- the LOC130914191 gene encoding xylose isomerase-like has translation MERRWDEVFNFLSCGAYPAEMTRCQRQTLRKYAAKFSIHDGGLYYGKTPTRRAVKSKEEAVSLFQIYHSTLKSRHTGVQKTRAALCSRFFWKGITTDVDKWVSECECSKVRPHLKIIKIYSEDWEGVREKKPNVRCTAMAAHEEFFPGIPKIQYVPNAGPGDVMCFKHYHAEEVLLGKTMEDWLRFSVCYWHTFCGTGADPFGLPTFNRPWNEKSPMKAAKMRLCAAFEFFTKLGVKYYTFHDRDMAPEGSTLEESNKNLDTITDLALELQEQTGVKVLWVTCNLFAHPRYMNGAATNPDSHVLAYAGAQVKKGLEVAKKLGAENFVFWGGREGFHSIHNTAVAVELSHMANFFKMAIKYKEKIGLKCQFLIEPKPKEPCKHQYDYDAMSVIGFLKHFGLENHFKLNIEPNHTTLAGHTYEHDIVMASVFGMLGSVDANTGSPDLGWDTDQFPMDIRNTTLVMKTIVEQGGLQPGGLNFDAKVRRESVDPEDLFIAHIGAMDAFARGLRNALSICQDGILENLLKERYLSFSHGIGLKVEEGSATLEEMEAFIKENGEPKLTSGKQEKYESIFNYYVK, from the exons ATGGAAAGAAGGTGGGATGAAGTATTCAATTTTCTCTCTTGTGGCGCTTATCCCGCAGAGATGACCAGATGTCAACGGCAGACCCTCAGAAAATATGCagcaaaattttccattcatg ATGGTGGACTATACTATGGAAAAACACCCACAAGGAGAGCAGTGAAATCAAAGGAGGAAGCTGTGAGTCTGTTCCAGATCTATCATTCAACTCTCAAGAGTCGACACACTGGCGTCCAAAAAACGAGAGCTGCCCTGTGCAGCAGATTTTTTTGGAAAGGCATTACCACCGACGTTGATAAATGG GTGTCAGAATGTGAATGTTCAAAAGTGCGGCCACATCTAAAAATCATCAAGATATATTCAGAAGATTGG GAAGGGGTACGTGAGAAAAAACCAAACGTTCGTTGTACTGCAATGGCGGCTCACGAAGAATTCTTCCCAG GCATTCCCAAGATCCAATATGTTCCCAATGCTGGCCCAGGAGATGTCATGTGTTTCAAACACTATCATGCAGAAGAG GTTCTTTTGGGGAAGACGATGGAGGACTGGCTGAGATTCTCGGTCTGCTACTGGCACACTTTCTGTGGAACAG GTGCCGATCCTTTTGGGCTTCCAACCTTCAATCGCCCTTGGAATGAAAAGTCTCCCATGAAAGCGGCCAAGATGCGACTGTGTGCTGCTTTTGAGTTTTTTACCAAACTTGGT GTGAAATATTACACATTTCATGACAG AGACATGGCACCTGAGGGCTCCACCCTGGAGGAATCAAACAAGAATTTGGATACAATCACCGATTTAGCTCTTGAGTTACAGGAGCAGACTGGAGTCAAGGTGCTGTGGGTGACTTGCAACCTCTTTGCCCATCCAAG GTACATGAACGGTGCAGCCACCAATCCAGACTCTCATGTTCTGGCCTATGCTGGTGCTCAGGTCAAGAAGGGACTAGAGGTTGCCAAGAAGCTGGGTGCAGAAAATTTTG TGTTTTGGGGAGGAAGAGAAGGTTTCCACTCTATCCATAATACGGCTGTTGCTGTCGAACTCAGTCACATGGCCAACTTCTTCAAAATGGCTATCA AGTACAAAGAGAAGATTGGATTAAAGTGCCAATTTCTAATTGAGCCAAAGCCGAAGGAGCCCTGTAAACACCAGTACGACTACG ATGCAATGAGCGTCATTGGGTTCCTTAAGCATTTTGGTCTGGAAAACCACTTCAAGTTGAACATTGAGCCTAACCACACTACTTTGGCTGGACATACTTATGAACACGACATCGTCATGGCCTCTGT GTTTGGCATGCTGGGTTCAGTTGACGCCAACACCGGTTCTCCTGACCTTGGCTGGGACACAGATCAGTTCCCTATGGATATCAGGAACACAACTTTGGTCATGAAG ACTATTGTTGAACAAGGTGGCCTGCAGCCAGGAGGCCTAAACTTTGACGCAAAAGTACGCAGAGAGTCCGTTGACCCGGAGGACTTATTCATTGCTCACATTGGCGCCATGGATGCATTTGCACGAGGACTCAGGAATGCGCTTTCTATCTGTCAAGATGGAATTCTCGAAAACCTGCTCAAG GAGCGCTACTTAAGCTTCAGCCATGGAATTGGACTGAAAGTGGAAGAAGGTTCTGCTACTTTGGAGGAGATGGAG GCTTTTATCAAGGAGAATGGTGAGCCGAAATTAACATCAGGGAAGCAAGAAAAatatgaatctatcttcaattaCTATGTGAAATAA